From the Blastopirellula marina genome, one window contains:
- a CDS encoding ABC transporter permease, whose product MNDKDVVIDVQELTRRFGDFVAVRNVSFAVKRGAIFGLLGPNGSGKSTIIRMLLGILPPSEGGAIVLGKDAYIDSESIKPRVGYMSQHFSLYADLTVRENLEFYGRIYGLTSERLEQRKKAVMELTGINDFVNQLAGTLSGGWKQRLALACSLIHEPDLLFLDEPTAGIDPVARRHLWDLLFELSGRGVTLVVTTHYMDEAERCTDVGYLYLSRLLVLGKPAELKSLPQITPDGTRRYEMRVPRATEQLSKLRQQEGVRDATLFGETLHVLIDETVSPEKVKEHLGLTDHEVEFRPITPSLEDVFVTLTANAEKEGADELQEEIEENLPAGSVGASVGSLSGAKSVAKRKPGKTLFGLWAILMKEFFHIRRQPITLFFMLVVPVMQTIIFGYAIDTEIENIPMVVLDLDGRQQAREVVTAFLNTRKFQLEERVYDAESFHRALTSGRAKVGLKIPPNFSDQLLRGEQVQLQVLIDGSDSQVATTAQSTAQLLGLNLSMGRAKNVAESLKVAPARDENGKIALPIDTRTRLLYNPDLDSAHFFVPGLIGIILQLVTLFLTSFAIVREREQGTLEQLFVTPVGRMGLLLGKLFPYAMIGFVELLIVLSVMIYAFGVPVNGSIPLLLVLSMLFMVCSLGLGLFVSTVATTQLEAVQFAFIIMLPSVLLSGFMFPRSEMPLPIYVITFAIPVTYFIEILRGIVLRAADFWDLIPSVLGLTLCGLAVISGSVMRFQKRL is encoded by the coding sequence ATGAACGACAAAGATGTGGTCATCGATGTTCAAGAGCTTACGCGAAGATTCGGCGATTTTGTCGCGGTACGGAATGTCAGTTTTGCGGTCAAACGTGGAGCGATCTTTGGACTGCTGGGTCCGAATGGAAGTGGCAAGTCGACCATTATTCGAATGCTGCTCGGGATCTTGCCGCCTAGCGAAGGCGGTGCGATAGTACTGGGAAAAGATGCCTACATCGATTCGGAAAGCATCAAGCCGCGAGTTGGGTACATGTCCCAGCACTTCAGCCTGTATGCTGATCTGACGGTACGAGAAAACCTGGAGTTCTACGGCCGCATTTATGGGCTGACTTCCGAGCGGCTGGAACAGCGGAAGAAAGCGGTCATGGAATTGACCGGCATCAACGACTTTGTGAATCAGCTTGCCGGAACACTTTCGGGCGGCTGGAAGCAACGTTTGGCGTTGGCATGTTCGCTGATTCACGAGCCCGATCTCTTGTTCCTGGACGAACCGACTGCTGGTATTGATCCGGTCGCCCGGCGGCACTTGTGGGATTTGCTTTTTGAACTTTCCGGTCGCGGCGTCACCCTGGTAGTAACGACGCACTACATGGACGAAGCGGAACGTTGTACGGACGTTGGATATCTCTATCTTTCTCGCTTGCTGGTTTTGGGAAAGCCTGCCGAGTTGAAGTCGCTGCCGCAGATCACGCCTGACGGAACAAGGCGATACGAGATGCGTGTGCCCCGCGCGACTGAACAACTCTCTAAGTTGCGTCAGCAAGAGGGTGTTCGTGATGCAACGCTGTTTGGCGAGACATTGCATGTCTTGATCGACGAAACCGTTTCCCCTGAAAAGGTGAAAGAGCATCTCGGGCTGACGGATCATGAGGTCGAATTTCGCCCGATTACTCCTTCGTTGGAAGATGTTTTCGTTACGCTAACGGCGAACGCGGAAAAAGAGGGAGCAGATGAGCTCCAGGAGGAGATCGAAGAAAATCTGCCGGCTGGATCGGTAGGAGCCAGTGTTGGCTCGTTATCTGGGGCAAAGTCGGTTGCCAAAAGAAAGCCGGGGAAGACTCTGTTTGGACTCTGGGCGATCTTGATGAAGGAGTTCTTCCATATCCGCCGCCAACCGATCACTCTGTTCTTCATGTTGGTGGTTCCGGTGATGCAGACCATTATCTTTGGGTACGCCATAGACACCGAAATCGAAAACATCCCGATGGTGGTATTGGACCTGGACGGTCGGCAGCAAGCGCGAGAGGTCGTTACGGCATTCCTCAATACAAGAAAGTTTCAACTTGAGGAGCGTGTCTACGATGCCGAGTCTTTTCATCGCGCACTTACGTCTGGCCGGGCGAAGGTTGGGTTAAAGATTCCTCCCAATTTTTCAGATCAACTGCTGCGAGGGGAGCAAGTTCAACTTCAAGTGCTGATCGATGGAAGCGATTCACAAGTTGCCACGACGGCTCAAAGCACGGCCCAACTGTTGGGGCTGAATCTTTCAATGGGAAGAGCTAAGAACGTCGCCGAGTCTCTCAAGGTTGCCCCTGCCCGCGATGAAAACGGGAAGATTGCACTTCCCATCGATACTCGTACAAGGCTTCTCTATAACCCCGACCTCGACAGCGCACACTTCTTTGTGCCGGGATTGATTGGCATTATTTTACAGCTGGTCACGTTGTTTCTGACCTCTTTCGCGATCGTACGAGAACGCGAGCAGGGCACTCTCGAACAACTCTTCGTGACGCCAGTTGGTCGTATGGGACTGCTGCTGGGGAAGCTGTTTCCCTATGCCATGATTGGCTTTGTCGAATTACTGATCGTATTGTCGGTGATGATCTACGCGTTTGGCGTACCCGTGAACGGCAGCATTCCTCTTTTGCTTGTGCTGTCCATGTTGTTCATGGTTTGCTCGTTGGGCCTGGGTTTGTTTGTCTCAACGGTGGCGACCACGCAGCTAGAAGCTGTTCAATTTGCATTCATCATTATGCTGCCTTCGGTATTGTTGTCCGGGTTTATGTTCCCGCGAAGTGAAATGCCTCTGCCCATTTATGTGATCACGTTTGCGATCCCGGTGACTTACTTCATCGAAATTCTTCGTGGTATTGTTCTTCGAGCCGCTGACTTTTGGGACTTGATACCGTCCGTACTGGGGTTAACCCTTTGCGGCCTGGCGGTTATTTCGGGAAGTGTGATGCGTTTCCAGAAACGACTCTAA
- a CDS encoding HlyD family secretion protein, translating to MIYRFLVIGLVIVVLGGLVAYSKFVPEPNIVSGFLEADEIRIGSRVGGRVKSVFVKEGQSVAKGQLLVELEPFDLLQREQEAVEVLVQREADYQRLKAGFRAEEIAQAEARSLQAQAYLDKLKAGPREQEIKAANGRVEVAEAALVLAKQNYKRRNELFEKNTISREEFDSASKELDAANAEVAVRRQELDLLEAGTREEEIREAEGQLAEAKAAWDLVKNGSRAEDIAAAKAARDAAQASVEVIREQKKELQITSSVDGFVESLDLQPGDLVAASAPVLSVLDQENLWVRCYVPQNRHAIDVGEKLRVTVDGLPDEEYIGEVVFVARQAEFTPSNVQTLEDRSKLVFRTKVELNEQVGRLRPGMTVNVSLDPVGDAP from the coding sequence ATGATATACCGCTTCCTTGTGATTGGTCTGGTGATTGTCGTTCTGGGCGGGCTGGTCGCTTACAGCAAGTTTGTGCCTGAACCGAATATTGTCTCAGGTTTCCTTGAGGCGGATGAAATTAGGATTGGTTCTCGCGTCGGCGGCCGCGTGAAATCAGTGTTTGTGAAAGAGGGGCAATCCGTTGCTAAAGGGCAATTGCTCGTTGAGCTCGAGCCGTTTGATCTTCTGCAGCGAGAGCAGGAAGCGGTCGAAGTTCTGGTCCAGCGAGAAGCCGACTATCAGCGTCTGAAAGCCGGGTTTCGCGCCGAAGAAATTGCCCAGGCCGAAGCGCGGTCGCTGCAAGCTCAGGCATATCTTGACAAGCTAAAAGCCGGGCCACGCGAGCAAGAGATCAAAGCGGCTAACGGACGGGTCGAAGTCGCAGAGGCGGCCCTAGTTCTCGCGAAACAGAATTACAAACGCCGTAACGAACTGTTCGAGAAGAATACGATCTCGCGTGAAGAGTTTGACTCGGCCAGTAAGGAACTTGATGCCGCCAATGCCGAGGTTGCCGTTCGCAGGCAAGAGCTCGACCTGCTCGAGGCCGGGACACGGGAAGAAGAAATTCGTGAAGCGGAAGGGCAATTGGCCGAGGCGAAAGCGGCGTGGGATTTGGTGAAGAATGGATCTCGCGCGGAAGACATCGCCGCTGCCAAGGCTGCACGCGATGCGGCCCAGGCATCGGTGGAAGTGATACGCGAGCAGAAGAAGGAATTGCAGATCACCAGCTCAGTCGATGGATTTGTTGAATCACTCGATCTACAGCCGGGTGACCTCGTTGCGGCCAGTGCACCGGTACTTTCGGTGCTCGATCAAGAGAACCTGTGGGTGCGGTGCTATGTTCCCCAAAATCGGCACGCAATCGATGTTGGTGAAAAGCTGCGAGTGACGGTCGATGGTTTGCCTGATGAGGAGTACATCGGAGAGGTTGTCTTTGTTGCCCGCCAGGCAGAGTTTACTCCCAGTAATGTACAAACGTTGGAAGATCGATCGAAGTTAGTGTTTCGCACGAAAGTCGAGCTAAATGAGCAAGTTGGGCGTCTTCGCCCAGGGATGACGGTCAATGTGTCGCTCGATCCGGTTGGGGACGCTCCATGA
- a CDS encoding right-handed parallel beta-helix repeat-containing protein, whose product MALASFPMDKKSDNRMLCKAFLEHFVGQLLAFLAVVTIGVCSIKADDPEPISATSVDVNATVRTFKAVGDGVNDDTDAIQNTINAGSTAVRLPRGTYKITRPLIVDLDKVGVTSIVGDGTARIMMTGAGPAIRFVGTHQGTASPKTVKPNVWQKERTPMVDGIEIIGTHDEADGIEAVRTMQLTISRVVIRHTRHAIRLTERNRNVILSDCHLYENHGIGVFLDNVDLHQINLSACHISYNDGGGFVSKGGNVRNVHISGCDIEANVQNVLIDSNGSKYGTAEVAITGCTIQHSGGPDSANVRFIGANPEGEPCWGLVTIANNILSDVESNIDIQKARDVIIIGNTISSGYKFNLRVEDSMNVVVGPNVLARNPPYRDVDTCDNAVLFRNCDRGTITGLHVHETLRTQAGIMLDACRRFHVTGCTVLDSDHAGLLLKDLENCQVSGNMLQHGTASKENWQPMIVIGGSENKISP is encoded by the coding sequence ATGGCACTTGCCAGTTTTCCGATGGATAAGAAGAGTGACAATCGAATGCTCTGCAAGGCTTTTTTAGAGCATTTCGTGGGGCAACTTCTCGCGTTTTTGGCCGTGGTCACCATTGGTGTTTGTTCCATCAAAGCGGATGATCCTGAGCCCATTTCAGCGACCTCTGTCGACGTCAATGCGACGGTCCGAACATTTAAAGCGGTTGGCGATGGTGTGAACGATGATACCGACGCCATTCAAAATACGATCAACGCCGGCTCAACTGCGGTGCGTCTGCCGCGAGGAACGTACAAGATTACTAGACCGCTGATCGTGGACCTCGATAAAGTCGGCGTCACGTCGATCGTTGGGGATGGAACCGCCCGCATCATGATGACTGGGGCAGGGCCAGCCATTCGATTCGTGGGAACGCATCAAGGGACGGCATCCCCGAAAACCGTCAAGCCGAACGTATGGCAAAAAGAACGCACACCGATGGTCGATGGAATCGAGATCATTGGCACGCACGACGAAGCCGACGGTATTGAAGCCGTGCGGACCATGCAGCTGACAATTTCCCGCGTCGTCATTCGCCATACCCGTCATGCGATTCGCCTGACTGAACGCAACCGCAATGTTATTCTTTCCGACTGCCACCTATATGAGAACCACGGCATCGGTGTGTTTCTCGATAATGTTGATCTGCATCAGATCAACCTTTCGGCATGTCACATCAGCTATAACGACGGTGGCGGTTTTGTCTCGAAAGGGGGCAATGTCCGCAATGTCCACATCAGCGGCTGTGACATCGAAGCGAACGTTCAGAATGTTTTGATCGACAGTAATGGTTCCAAGTATGGGACGGCCGAAGTTGCGATTACAGGCTGTACGATTCAGCATTCCGGAGGACCCGATTCAGCGAACGTTCGGTTTATAGGAGCCAACCCCGAGGGAGAGCCTTGCTGGGGACTGGTGACCATTGCCAACAATATTTTGAGCGACGTCGAGTCAAACATCGATATTCAGAAAGCCCGCGATGTGATCATCATTGGTAATACGATTTCCAGTGGGTACAAATTCAATCTTCGTGTCGAAGACAGTATGAACGTGGTGGTGGGACCGAATGTCTTGGCTCGAAATCCACCCTACCGGGATGTAGATACTTGCGATAATGCGGTGCTGTTTCGCAACTGCGATAGGGGGACAATCACCGGCCTGCATGTTCACGAGACGCTTCGTACTCAAGCAGGAATCATGCTAGATGCTTGCCGGCGATTTCACGTGACTGGCTGTACGGTGCTCGATAGCGACCATGCGGGTCTCCTGTTGAAAGATCTAGAGAATTGCCAGGTTTCGGGCAATATGCTACAGCACGGGACCGCAAGTAAGGAGAATTGGCAGCCCATGATCGTGATCGGAGGAAGCGAAAACAAGATCTCTCCCTAG